A stretch of DNA from Clostridia bacterium:
GCAGAGAGAAGCTGTGCAAGCAGAGCAGCCCATCTCTTTACGAACGCGGGGCTTTCGTAAAGCCAGTTCATATCCTCGTCGGAGTAAAGAAGCAGCGTATGCGGTTCGCCCGACGCACAGAGCGTAGTCAAGAACTTTTCCACGGCCTTTCTTTTTCCGGCATTGCCGTAAAAAAACTCGGCGTTCGAGGCTTTTTCAGCCTCCGAAACGCGGATACGGCTCAATTTCGGAACAGTCAGATCGAGATCGCCGAAGCTTGCAAGAAATTTTCCTACATGGCTGTTTTTGTTGTCCTGAGAGCCCGAAAGCCATTCTGCTATAAGAGTTTGCGTTTCCTCTTTGTCCGCGTCGGCAAATTCGCGGCGTCCCAGCGCTTCATAAAGCGTTTTTTTCTGATAACGCTCAGTTATGGCTTTTGTAAAAAATACGGCGGCAGGCTGCGCGAACGGCTGATTTTTCGGCAGACCTCGTTTCCCGCTGCGTATGCGGCTTATATACGAGGGGTCGAAGTTAAGCGCGCGCGCAAGCGAGCTGTTTGACGTACTTGTAAGCCTCATAAGAAAGTCAAGCTTTTCTCCTAAAGTAGAATACATAAAGATTCCTCGCTTTCAGATGTATTTTACCATAAAGCGTGACACTTTTCAATAATGTAGGGCATAAAACATGACAAAACGTGACAAAAAAATACGGCCCGCCGCAAAGCAGGCCGTTTTTTTCTTTAAAAATACCGAAATATCATTCAAGCACAAACGCTCTCGTATAACCCTCGAAGACGGCGTCGGATATCTTTCTTACCTTTACGGCGTCTCCCAAAACTCTTACGTTGTCGAACTCGCGCTCTATCTCCTCGACCAAAGAATTCTCCGGCGCGAAGCCAAGCGCCATGATAACAACGTCGAAGTCGGCGCTTACCGTTTCGCCGGTCTTAATGTTTTCGCAGATTATCCCCGTGTCGGTTATTTCCTTTAATTTTACGCCGGTCATCTTCTCAACGTTCAGAGCGTCGAGGCGCATCATGAAGTCGCGGCGCGGCAGACGGAACATATCGAGGCCGATATCCTCGCGCATCTCTACAATCGTGACCTTGTTCTTTCCTACTGCGGCAAGCTTCTCGGCCGTTTCGCAGCCCGTAGTGCCGCCGCCTATAACGGCGATCTTTTTGTTCTCAAAGTCCACGTTACCCTTAAGATAATCGACTACGGAGTGAACGTGAGGCTTGTCAAAGCCGGGGAAGGGGATAAAGAGCGGCTTGCAGCCGGTAGTCACGAATACGGCGTAGGGGTCGAGCGCCTTTAAGTCGCCTATCGTGGGCGCGGTGTTGAGCCTAATATCAACGCCCGCCTTCTTTACCTGATAAGTCATGTTGTCTATAAGCCAGTCAATGCGCTCCTTGTGAAGCGGCTTGTTTGCAAGATTCAAAGCGCCGCCGAGACGGTCGCTCTTCTCAAAGAGAACTACCTTGAAATTCCTTTCGGCAAGCACGCGGGAGGCTTCAAGGCCTGCCGGTCCGCCGCCTATAACTGCAACGAGTCGTCCGTCGCCCGTCTTTTCGGGGCGCGAAAGCTCGGCCTCGCGCATCGTTACGGGATTTACGGCGCAGCGTATGCCTATGCCGTTCATGGAGCCGGTGAAGCAGTAGAGGCAGGAGATGCAGGGGCGAATGGCGAGATCTTCGCCGCGTCTTGCCTTGTTGCACCATTCGGGGTCGGCCAGATGACCGCGCGTTACCGCCACGAAATCAACGGCGCCCTCGGCGATGAGGCTGTCGGCATATCGGGGCTCGCGTATCTGGCTCGTAGCAACGACCGGTACGCTTACGTGCTTCTTTATCTGGCGGCCGTTGTCTATCTTCCAGCCCTGCGGGAAGGTGGGCGGCTCCTGTATCGTCTGGCTCGATTCGGCAACGCCGTTGCTTACGTTTATAAGATCGACATGGCACACCTTGTCGAGATACTCGGCTATCTTGATGCCGTAGTCTAATTCGTAGCCGTAACTTATGTTCTCCGTTGCGCTTATACGCACGGAAACGGGGAAATCGGGTCCGCACTTTTCGCGTATCGCGTCCACGATCTCCTTTATGATGCGCATACGGTTCTCAAAGCTGCCGCCGTATTCGTCGGTACGGTTGTTTATCGAGGGCGAGACGAACTGATGAAGAAGATACGAATGAGCGGCGTGAAGCTCTACGCCGTCAACGCCCGCGCGCTTAACGCGGAATGCGGCGTCGGAAAACTTCCAAACGAGCGCCTTTATTTCCTCAACTGTGAGCGGGCGCGGTATATCGGTGAAAATGCTGTCCGGCACGTTGCCCGAGGATACTACCTGTCTGCCGCCTATCATCTTAGAGCGCGTCTGGCGGCCGGGATGCCAGAGCTGGGCGAATATTTTCGTGTCGTATTTATGCAGGCTGTCGCAAAGACGGCGCCACGACAATATCTGCTTGTCGTCGTCTGCGGAAATGTGGAACGGGTCGCCGCGGCCGTATTCCTCGTCTATCTTTATAACGCCCGTGATGAAAAGACCGAGGCCGCCCTTTGCGCGCGCCGTAACGTAGTCTATATATTCGCGCGTTATCGTGCCGTCGCCGTTAGACTCGGCGTTGCCCATCGCCGTCATAACTACGCGGTTCTTTATCACAACGTTTCCTATTTTGCCTTTCTTAAAAAGATTCGGATATTTCATAAAAAAACCTCCCAAATGAATGCGCAAGTATGATATTATCATATCAATAAGCATTATAATTATAATATACTACCATTTTAATACAGCTGCGCCGCGTCGGGCAATACGCATATTAAACAAATAGCGAAAAACGATGAGCGCGTTATTTATACAGTTTTGGAAACGCGCCTTTATTGTTATGTTTTACCTTCCCGGGCGCAAATAAAACAGAAAGTTTTGGCGTATTTTTCATTGACAAGCGCAATGTTTGATAGTATAATATCATGCGTGACATTTTGTCACCCTAAAATCGGGAGTGAACG
This window harbors:
- a CDS encoding FAD-dependent oxidoreductase — its product is MKYPNLFKKGKIGNVVIKNRVVMTAMGNAESNGDGTITREYIDYVTARAKGGLGLFITGVIKIDEEYGRGDPFHISADDDKQILSWRRLCDSLHKYDTKIFAQLWHPGRQTRSKMIGGRQVVSSGNVPDSIFTDIPRPLTVEEIKALVWKFSDAAFRVKRAGVDGVELHAAHSYLLHQFVSPSINNRTDEYGGSFENRMRIIKEIVDAIREKCGPDFPVSVRISATENISYGYELDYGIKIAEYLDKVCHVDLINVSNGVAESSQTIQEPPTFPQGWKIDNGRQIKKHVSVPVVATSQIREPRYADSLIAEGAVDFVAVTRGHLADPEWCNKARRGEDLAIRPCISCLYCFTGSMNGIGIRCAVNPVTMREAELSRPEKTGDGRLVAVIGGGPAGLEASRVLAERNFKVVLFEKSDRLGGALNLANKPLHKERIDWLIDNMTYQVKKAGVDIRLNTAPTIGDLKALDPYAVFVTTGCKPLFIPFPGFDKPHVHSVVDYLKGNVDFENKKIAVIGGGTTGCETAEKLAAVGKNKVTIVEMREDIGLDMFRLPRRDFMMRLDALNVEKMTGVKLKEITDTGIICENIKTGETVSADFDVVIMALGFAPENSLVEEIEREFDNVRVLGDAVKVRKISDAVFEGYTRAFVLE